The window GGACGTGGTCTGGCTGGGGCTGTTTATCTTCGTGTATCTGCTTTGATGCGGGCGCGGGCGTGTCAGGGTCCGCCGACACCATGCGGTTGGATGGCACCGGTGTAGATGCCGAGCATCAGCATCAGAAACAGGAATACGGAGAGGCCGATGCGCCAGGTCAGCGCCTTGACGGTGCGGGTGCTCCGGCCATTGTCCTTGATCAGAAAGATCAGGCCGCTGGCCAGACTGCCGAGGATGGCGATGAGTATCAGGACGATGAATATCTTCAGCAGCATGCGGGTGTCCGCGGCTGAGAGCAGGGTTCGAGTATAGCGGAGCAGATGGAGGTCGGCGAGGTGGTGGTGCGCATGGGAGGTGTCGTGTTCCGTCCCGGCCTGTGGCCCACTGTCGTGACGCTGGTGCTCCTGGCCCTGCTGGTGACGCTGGGCTTCTGGCAACTGAGCCGGGCCGAACAGAAGCGGGAACTGCTCGCAGCCTATGGCGATCTGCCGCTGGATGCGCCGGTACGGCTGAACGAGGATTTCCGGCTTGGGCCGGACTGGCGCTTCCGGCGCGCGCAGGTGCGGGGCCGCTTCGACGCTGAGCACCAGTTCCTGCTCGACAACCGCATCCACCAGGGCCGGGTCGGGTATTTCGTGCTGACACCGCTGCGCCTGGCGCAGTCCGACCACGCCATCCTGGTCAACCGCGGCTGGGTACCGCAGGGTGCCACGCGTGAGGATCTGCCGGCGCTGCCATTGCCAGACGCTGCTGCGCCGGTGACGCTCGCGGGGCTGATCGATTTTCCGCCCGAACACGTATTCATGCTGGGCGAAGGCGAGGGTCGCGACCCGGGTTGGCCAAAGGTACTGCAGCGGGTGCGCCTGCCGGTACAGGCCGAACAGTTGGGTGTGCCGCTGCTGCCGGCGCTGCTGCTGCTCGATCCGGCGGATCCGGCCGGCTTCGTACGCGACTGGCATCCGGTGGTCTTCGGGCCGGAGCGGCATGTCGGCTATGCGGTGCAGTGGTTCGCGCTGGCCCTGGTGCTGGCGATGCTGTATCTGTGGGTCAACATCGAACGCCCGGACGGCGCGGGCGAACAGCAGGGGCGGGACTCGGAATGAACGGCGGAGCGATGGAGATGGAAGCCGTGAGCGCAGTGCGAATTCGCAGATCGCGGTTGATGCTGATCGGGGTGTTTGCGGTATTCGCCCTGCCGGTGGTGTTGGCCTGGGTGATGAATTTCGTCACGGACTGGGTGCCCGGGGCGACCACCAATCACGGGCGCCTGATCGAGCCGGTCATCCCCGTGCACCTGGCCGGCTGGCGCGATCCGGAGGGCAGGTCCGTGGGCCCGCAGTGGCTCGGCGGCAAATGGACGCTGACCTATCGCATTGCGGGTGAATGCACCGACGACTGCTATCAGACGCTCTATGTGCTGCGCCAGGTGCGGCTTGCGCAGGGCAAGAACATCGATCGCGTGCAGCGACTGCTGATCCTGGATGCTGCATCACCGGCCTGGGTCGCGGAGGTGCGGCGACACTACCCGGGATTGGCGGTGGTACAGCCGGAATCGGCCGGTACCGGCAGTGAAATCCCGGTGCCGGGGAGGGTCTATCTGATCGACCCCCTGGGTAATCTGATGTTGGAGTACGGCGCCGATGCCACTGCACGCGGCATGGTGAAGGATCTGGAGCGGCTGCTGCGTATCTCCACTGTCGGGTGATCGCGCTGCGCTGACGTGGTGGGTGGAATGACGACCGGACGGGGGGCAATGGGATGACGGAACATATCAATGCGGCGGCGCCGATGCAGGGCCATGGTCTGGCCTGGCGCGACTATGTCGTCCTGTGCAAGCTCAAGATCGTTGCACTCATCGTCTTCACGGCGGTGGTCGGCATGTTCATGGCGACGCCCGGCATGGTGCCGTTGCAGCCGCTGATCTTCGGCACCCTGGGTATCGGGTTGGCGGCGGCATCTGCCGCAGCGATCAACCACCTGGTCGATCACCGTATCGATGCACGCATGGCCCGCACCCGTAACCGGCCCTTGCCGACCGGGCACGTGAATCCCCGCGACTGTCTGCAGGTCGCCTTGTCGCTGGGCGCGCTCGGCCTGTTCCTGCTGGTCGCCTTCGTGAACGTGCTGACCGCCGTGCTGACCTTCCTGTCGTTGATCGGTTATGCGGTGATCTACACCATGTACCTGAAGCGTGCCACGCCGCAGAACATCGTCATCGGCGGCGCCGCCGGTGCGGCGCCACCGGTGCTGGGCTGGGTCGCGGTCACCGGCCAGGTCGATCCCCACGCCCTGCTGCTGTTCCTGATCATCTTCGTCTGGACGCCACCGCACTTCTGGGCGCTGGCGATCCATCGCCGCAGCGAATATGCGGCCGTCGACATCCCCATGCTGCCGGTGACGCACGGTGTCGACTTCACCCGCCTGCAGGTCCTGCTCTACACCATCCTGCTGGTGCCGGTCAGCGTCATGCCCTATGCCACCCACATGAGCGGACTCTTCTACCTGGGCGGCGCGTTGGTGCTTGGTGCCGGTTTCCTGCGGCACGCGCTGCGGCTGATGCGCAGCGATGCGGCGGCCATGCCGACCTTCGGCTATTCCATCCTCTACCTCATGGGCATTTTCGCCCTGCTGCTCGTCGACCACCACATGGGCTGGATCACCGACCTGCTCCTGTGAGGTTTGCGTCTGCCGGCCCCTTCCCCCTCCCGGGGGCGTGGACCAGGGCTCGGGAATAACGCACTTCGC is drawn from Gammaproteobacteria bacterium and contains these coding sequences:
- a CDS encoding twin transmembrane helix small protein, which encodes MLLKIFIVLILIAILGSLASGLIFLIKDNGRSTRTVKALTWRIGLSVFLFLMLMLGIYTGAIQPHGVGGP
- a CDS encoding SURF1 family protein, yielding MEVGEVVVRMGGVVFRPGLWPTVVTLVLLALLVTLGFWQLSRAEQKRELLAAYGDLPLDAPVRLNEDFRLGPDWRFRRAQVRGRFDAEHQFLLDNRIHQGRVGYFVLTPLRLAQSDHAILVNRGWVPQGATREDLPALPLPDAAAPVTLAGLIDFPPEHVFMLGEGEGRDPGWPKVLQRVRLPVQAEQLGVPLLPALLLLDPADPAGFVRDWHPVVFGPERHVGYAVQWFALALVLAMLYLWVNIERPDGAGEQQGRDSE
- the cyoE gene encoding heme o synthase encodes the protein MTEHINAAAPMQGHGLAWRDYVVLCKLKIVALIVFTAVVGMFMATPGMVPLQPLIFGTLGIGLAAASAAAINHLVDHRIDARMARTRNRPLPTGHVNPRDCLQVALSLGALGLFLLVAFVNVLTAVLTFLSLIGYAVIYTMYLKRATPQNIVIGGAAGAAPPVLGWVAVTGQVDPHALLLFLIIFVWTPPHFWALAIHRRSEYAAVDIPMLPVTHGVDFTRLQVLLYTILLVPVSVMPYATHMSGLFYLGGALVLGAGFLRHALRLMRSDAAAMPTFGYSILYLMGIFALLLVDHHMGWITDLLL